From one Drosophila subpulchrella strain 33 F10 #4 breed RU33 chromosome 3L, RU_Dsub_v1.1 Primary Assembly, whole genome shotgun sequence genomic stretch:
- the LOC119553971 gene encoding odorant receptor 67c, with product MEKPVENSPRTFMELMRVPVQFYRSIGEDIYAHRSTNPLKSLLLKIYLYAGFINFNLLVIGELVFFYKSIQDFETIRLAIAVAPCIGFSLVSDFKQVAMVKGKKTLIMLLDDLEEMHPKSLEKQKEYRLSDFEKTMKRVINIFTFLCLAYTTTFSFYPAIKASVKFNFMGYETFDRNFGFLIWFPFDATSSNLVYWIVYWDIAHGAYLAGIAFLCADLLLVVVITQICMHFNYISIRLEEHPCKPEEDKENKEFLIGIIRYHDKCLKLCEHVNDLYSFSLLLNFLMASMQICFIAFQVTESTVEVIIIYCIFLMTSMVQVFMVCYYGDSLIAASLRVGDAAYNQKWFQCSKSYCSMLKLLIMRSQKPASIRPPTFPPISLVTYMKVISMSYQFFALLRTTYSDN from the exons atggaAAAGCCAGTGGAAAATTCACCCAGGACCTTTATGGAGTTGATGCGAGTGCCAGTGCAGTTTTACCGGAGCATTGGAGAGGATATCTACGCCCATCGCTCCACCAATCCATTGAAATCCCTTCTGCTTAAGATCTATCTATATGCGGGTTTTATCAACTTCAATCTGCTGGTCATCGGTGAACTGGTGTTTTTCTACAAATCAATTCAGGACTTTGAGACCATTCGTTTGGCCATCGCAGTGGCTCCCTGCATTGGATTTTCCCTAGTGTCTGACTTTAAGCAAGTCGCCATGGTGAAAGGCAAGAAAACATTGATTATGCTGCTCGATGACCTAGAGGAAATGCATCCAAAGAGCCTGGAGAAACAGAAGGAATATAGACTGTCAGATTTTGAGAAGACCATGAAGCGTGTGATCAATATTTTCACCTTTCTCTGCCTGGCATATACGACTACTTTTTCCTTTTACCCGGCTATTAAGGCCTCtgtgaaatttaattttatgggCTACGAGACCTTTGATCGTAATTTCGGTTTCCTCATTTGGTTTCCCTTCGATGCCACGAGCAGTAATTTGGTTTACTGGATCGTGTACTGGGATATAGCTCATGGAGCCTATCTAGCGGGTATAGCTTTTCTCTGCGCCGATCTCTTGCTCGTCGTTGTCATCACCCAGATTTGCATGCACTTCAACTATATATCTATAAGATTGGAGGAGCATCCCTGTAAACCGGAGGAGGACAAGGAAAATAAAGAATTCCTCATTGGTATCATTAGATATCACGACAAGTGCCTCAA ACTCTGCGAACATGTCAACGATCTATATAGCTTCTCCCTTCTGCTAAATTTCCTGATGGCTTCTATGCAGATTTGCTTCATCGCCTTTCAGGTCACCGAATCCACTGTAGAGGTCATTATTATTTACTGCATTTTTCTGATGACCTCAATGGTGCAAGTATTTATGGTGTGCTACTATGGAGACTCTTTAATTGCTGCG AGCTTGAGAGTGGGAGATGCTGCTTACAATCAAAAATGGTTCCAGTGCAGCAAAAGCTATTGCAGCATGCTAAAGCTGCTGATTATGCGAAGTCAGAAGCCGGCTTCAATAAGACCACCCACTTTTCCACCCATATCTTTGGTTACCTATATGAAg GTTATCAGCATGTCGTATCAATTCTTTGCCTTACTGAGAACCACATACAGCGATAATTGA
- the LOC119553883 gene encoding importin subunit alpha-3-like: MKTDSSINQDEVKQVVQSVIDATNPELQLTAVQDLNTVLSLENPPIDEVIQSGILPILVNYLKESSHVNLQAEAAWALTNLTSGNSEQTIKVVAAGTVPFFLEFLKSENLNVYEPALWALGNIIGDGPLLRDFVIRMGVVQPLVSFTQRDVPSPMLYNVALVIGNLCRYYSSSSIATISTENVLQILPALEVLISNENLDILNSALWAIAFLAGGGKEHIQMVIESGMLPKLISFMGHMEVKVQTPALRAVGNILKGTDEQCQVVLNHDPFSHYPSESFCYNKNILKEEFRFLWSVTSCNHVWVQAIIDVGLLSKIIEMLNVDGSLDYVAATAISNLTKHCTEDQMITLVRKGVLKPFCDVLTGKLEETTKTVLSGLSNMLKMAHSHADELAKSIYDCGGLAKIEELQTHENVEIYQAAQQIIELYFGDDS; encoded by the exons ATGAAGACGGATAGTTCGATAAACCAAGATGAAGTAAAGCAGGTTGTCCAGTCGGTTATCGATGCGACTAATCCAGAGCTCCAGTTGACCGCCGTCCAGGACCTTAACACTGTGCTCTCCTTGGAGAATCCACCCATTGATGAAGTGATCCAAAGTGGCATACTGCCCATCCTGGTAAACTACCTCAAGGAAAGCAGCCATGTAAACCTACAGGCTGAGGCTGCCTGGGCCTTGACCAACTTGACCTCTGGAAACTCTGAACAAACCATCAAA GTGGTGGCCGCTGGAACTGTTCCATTTTTTCTGGAATTTCTTAAATCAGAAAATCTGAACGTTTACGAACCTGCCCTTTGGGCCTTGGGTAATATTATAGGCGATGGTCCCTTGCTGCGGGACTTTGTCATCAGAATGGGAGTGGTTCAGCCCCTGGTTTCTTTTACTCAGCGGGATGTGCCATCTCCGATGCTTTATAATGTGGCCTTGGTAATAGGCAATCTGTGCCGATACTATAGCAGTAGCAGTATAGCAACGATATCGACAGAAAATGTCCTGCAGATCCTGCCGGCCCTCGAAGTGCTTATTAGTAACGAGAACTTGGACATCCTAAATAGCGCTTTGTGGGCCATTGCTTTTTTGGCCGGCGGTGGAAAGGAACACATTCAAATGGTAATAGAAAGTGGAATGCTTCCAAAATTGATATCCTTCATGGGTCACATGGAGGTCAAGGTACAAACTCCTGCCCTGCGAGCAGTGGGAAATATTTTGAAAGGAACTGATGAGCAGTGTCAGGTGGTTTTGAACCACGATCCGTTTTCTCATTACCCATCGGAGAGCTTTTGTTATAACAAGAACATTTTAAAGGAAGAGTTTCGGTTCCTCTGGAGTGTGACTTCCTGCAACCATGTTTGGGTGCAGGCCATCATCGATGTGGGTTTACTTTCCAAAATCATAGAGATGCTGAATGTCGATGGATCGCTGGACTACGTGGCTGCCACCGCTATAAGTAATCTCACTAAGCATTGCACTGAGGATCAGATGATAACTTTAGTCAGGAAAGGTGTCCTTAAGCCGTTCTGTGATGTCCTAACTGGCAAATTGGAGGAAACCACCAAGACAGTGCTAAGTGGCCTAAGCAATATGCTCAAGATGGCCCATTCCCATGCAGATGAGCTGGCCAAATCCATTTATGATTGTGGGGGCTTGGCCAAAATCGAAGAGCTACAGACCCACGAGAACGTGGAAATCTATCAGGCAGCTCAGCAAATCATCGAACTTTACTTTGGCGATGATAGCTAA